A DNA window from Megalobrama amblycephala isolate DHTTF-2021 linkage group LG11, ASM1881202v1, whole genome shotgun sequence contains the following coding sequences:
- the heca gene encoding headcase protein homolog isoform X4, which translates to MPNQKSNKGKRNKRTNSSGDEQENGASASAVTGGTASVLTGATAGPPSDNRSEATCATPLVCSLGRPVDLEKDDYQRVVCNSELCPYGNWMHLQCFYEWESSILVQFNCIGRARSWNEKQCRQNMWTKKGYDLAFRFCSCRCGQGHLKKDTDWYQVKRMQDERKKKLPEKGSGKPSSGASSVGGACGGGGPEAADEPKKGKSSASHKLAHRGSSQELSRRQSADWQNSQERCHAGPPNAVGGVSHGLRSPCESPTQSPPSGFASFPPQSLGGPRSSRHLGEFLKNAVHTEGHRKHLLSGGGVARGAHFEQGAANMCLPRLSPGDNPVQFLRRLDLSELLTHIPRHKLNTYHVRMEDDAQAGQGEDLRKFILSALSASHRNVVNCALCHHTLPIFEQFPLVDGTLFLSPSRHDEIEYDVPCHLQGRLMHLYAICVDCLEGVHKIVCIKCKSRWDGSWHQLGTMYTYDILAASPCCQARLNCKHCGKPVIDVRVGMQYFSEYSNVQQCPHCGNLDYHFVKPFSSFKVLEAY; encoded by the exons ATGCCCAACCAAAAAAGCAACAAGGGGAAGAGAAATAAACGCACGAATAGTAGCGGGGACGAGCAAGAAAATGGAGCCTCTGCGTCTGCGGTTACAGGAGGAACTGCCTCGGTGTTGACTGGAGCGACAGCGGGTCCGCCGAGCGACAACAGAAGCG AGGCCACATGTGCCACCCCATTAGTGTGCAGTCTGGGCCGTCCCGTTGACCTTGAGAAGGACGACTACCAGCGTGTGGTGTGCAACAGTGAACTCTGCCCCTACGGCAATTGGATGCACCTGCAATGCTTCTATGAGTGGGAGAGCAGCATCCTGGTGCAGTTCAACTGCATCGGCCGGGCCCGCAGCTGGAACGAGAAGCAGTGCCGACAGAACATGTGGACCAAAAAGGGCTACGATTTAGCCTTCCGCTTCTGCTCCTGTCGCTGCGGCCAGGGACACCTGAAAAAAGACACTGACTGGTACCAGGTGAAACGCATGCAGGACGAGCGCAAGAAAAAGCTGCCAGAGAAAGGGAGCGGGAAGCCCAGCAGTGGTGCCTCCTCTGTAGGTGGTGCTTGCGGCGGAGGGGGGCCGGAAGCTGCCGATGAGCCTAAGAAAGGGAAATCATCTGCGAGCCACAAGTTAGCTCACCGTGGCTCCAGTCAGGAACTGTCTCGCAGACAATCGGCAGATTGGCAGAACTCCCAGGAGAGATGTCACGCCGGTCCTCCCAATGCCGTCGGTGGGGTTTCCCACGGCCTCCGCTCCCCATGCGAATCCCCCACTCAGTCCCCCCCGTCAGGCTTCGCCTCCTTTCCCCCCCAGTCCCTCGGTGGCCCGCGTAGCTCGAGGCACCTGGGTGAGTTTCTAAAGAACGCGGTTCATACAGAAGGCCACAGGAAGCATTTGCTGTCCGGAGGTGGGGTGGCACGTGGGGCTCACTTTGAGCAGGGAGCCGCCAACATGTGCCTCCCTCGGCTTTCTCCTGGAGACAACCCTGTGCAGTTCCTGAGGAGGCTGGATCTTTCAGAGCTGCTCACACACATTCCCAGACACAAGCTCAACACTTATCATGTGCGAATGGAGGACGATGCCCAAGCTGGGCAGGGAGAGGATCTCAGGAAGTTTATACTCTCTGCGCTCAGTGCGAGTCACCGCAATGTGGTGAACTGTGCCCTTTGCCATCACACCCTGCCCATCTTTGAGCAGTTCCCTTTAGTGGATGGAACGCTGTTCCTGAGCCCTTCACGCCATGATGAGATCGAGTATGATGTACCTTGCCATTTACAAG GGAGGCTGATGCACCTTTATGCCATCTGTGTGGACTGCCTGGAAGGAGTACACAAAATCGTGTGTATAAAGTGCAAGTCTAGGTGGGATGGAAGCTGGCACCAGCTGGGCACAATGTACACATACGACATACTGGCTGCATCGCCGTGCTGCCAG GCACGGCTCAACTGCAAGCATTGTGGGAAACCCGTTATAGACGTACGTGTGGGCATGCAGTATTTCTCCGAGTACAGCAATGTACAGCAGTGTCCTCACTGTGGCAATCTGGACTATCACTTCGTAAAGCCATTCTCCTCGTTCAAAGTTCTCGAAGCTTATTGA
- the heca gene encoding headcase protein homolog isoform X1: protein MPNQKSNKGKRNKRTNSSGDEQENGASASAVTGGTASVLTGATAGPPSDNRSGKNVTSVNVLSDEATCATPLVCSLGRPVDLEKDDYQRVVCNSELCPYGNWMHLQCFYEWESSILVQFNCIGRARSWNEKQCRQNMWTKKGYDLAFRFCSCRCGQGHLKKDTDWYQVKRMQDERKKKLPEKGSGKPSSGASSVGGACGGGGPEAADEPKKGKSSASHKLAHRGSSQELSRRQSADWQNSQERCHAGPPNAVGGVSHGLRSPCESPTQSPPSGFASFPPQSLGGPRSSRHLGEFLKNAVHTEGHRKHLLSGGGVARGAHFEQGAANMCLPRLSPGDNPVQFLRRLDLSELLTHIPRHKLNTYHVRMEDDAQAGQGEDLRKFILSALSASHRNVVNCALCHHTLPIFEQFPLVDGTLFLSPSRHDEIEYDVPCHLQGRLMHLYAICVDCLEGVHKIVCIKCKSRWDGSWHQLGTMYTYDILAASPCCQVMNLLVLINYITYHFIFYIYISKMSLLSFCLGTAQLQALWETRYRRTCGHAVFLRVQQCTAVSSLWQSGLSLRKAILLVQSSRSLLTKVAFAC from the exons ATGCCCAACCAAAAAAGCAACAAGGGGAAGAGAAATAAACGCACGAATAGTAGCGGGGACGAGCAAGAAAATGGAGCCTCTGCGTCTGCGGTTACAGGAGGAACTGCCTCGGTGTTGACTGGAGCGACAGCGGGTCCGCCGAGCGACAACAGAAGCGGTAAGAACGTCACTTCAGTGAATGTTCTATCAGACG AGGCCACATGTGCCACCCCATTAGTGTGCAGTCTGGGCCGTCCCGTTGACCTTGAGAAGGACGACTACCAGCGTGTGGTGTGCAACAGTGAACTCTGCCCCTACGGCAATTGGATGCACCTGCAATGCTTCTATGAGTGGGAGAGCAGCATCCTGGTGCAGTTCAACTGCATCGGCCGGGCCCGCAGCTGGAACGAGAAGCAGTGCCGACAGAACATGTGGACCAAAAAGGGCTACGATTTAGCCTTCCGCTTCTGCTCCTGTCGCTGCGGCCAGGGACACCTGAAAAAAGACACTGACTGGTACCAGGTGAAACGCATGCAGGACGAGCGCAAGAAAAAGCTGCCAGAGAAAGGGAGCGGGAAGCCCAGCAGTGGTGCCTCCTCTGTAGGTGGTGCTTGCGGCGGAGGGGGGCCGGAAGCTGCCGATGAGCCTAAGAAAGGGAAATCATCTGCGAGCCACAAGTTAGCTCACCGTGGCTCCAGTCAGGAACTGTCTCGCAGACAATCGGCAGATTGGCAGAACTCCCAGGAGAGATGTCACGCCGGTCCTCCCAATGCCGTCGGTGGGGTTTCCCACGGCCTCCGCTCCCCATGCGAATCCCCCACTCAGTCCCCCCCGTCAGGCTTCGCCTCCTTTCCCCCCCAGTCCCTCGGTGGCCCGCGTAGCTCGAGGCACCTGGGTGAGTTTCTAAAGAACGCGGTTCATACAGAAGGCCACAGGAAGCATTTGCTGTCCGGAGGTGGGGTGGCACGTGGGGCTCACTTTGAGCAGGGAGCCGCCAACATGTGCCTCCCTCGGCTTTCTCCTGGAGACAACCCTGTGCAGTTCCTGAGGAGGCTGGATCTTTCAGAGCTGCTCACACACATTCCCAGACACAAGCTCAACACTTATCATGTGCGAATGGAGGACGATGCCCAAGCTGGGCAGGGAGAGGATCTCAGGAAGTTTATACTCTCTGCGCTCAGTGCGAGTCACCGCAATGTGGTGAACTGTGCCCTTTGCCATCACACCCTGCCCATCTTTGAGCAGTTCCCTTTAGTGGATGGAACGCTGTTCCTGAGCCCTTCACGCCATGATGAGATCGAGTATGATGTACCTTGCCATTTACAAG GGAGGCTGATGCACCTTTATGCCATCTGTGTGGACTGCCTGGAAGGAGTACACAAAATCGTGTGTATAAAGTGCAAGTCTAGGTGGGATGGAAGCTGGCACCAGCTGGGCACAATGTACACATACGACATACTGGCTGCATCGCCGTGCTGCCAGGTAATGAATCTGTTAGTGCTCATAAACTATATAAcatatcattttatattttatatatatattagtaaaatGTCACTACTCTCTTTCTGCCTAGGCACGGCTCAACTGCAAGCATTGTGGGAAACCCGTTATAGACGTACGTGTGGGCATGCAGTATTTCTCCGAGTACAGCAATGTACAGCAGTGTCCTCACTGTGGCAATCTGGACTATCACTTCGTAAAGCCATTCTCCTCGTTCAAAGTTCTCGAAGCTTATTGACAAAAGTTGCATTTGCATGCTAG
- the slc25a27 gene encoding mitochondrial uncoupling protein 4 isoform X2, whose amino-acid sequence MHPVQENSRWPRVSKFTLSACAATVAELVTFPLDLTKTRLQIQGEGGSRQHGGSVQPPKYRGMLSTAMGIVREEGPLKLWQGVTPAIYRHIVYSGGRMLAYEQLRESVLGRSEDGIFPVWKAVIGSMISGALGQFIASPTDLVKVQMQMEGRRRLEGKPPRVHGVYHAFTKIIAEGGIRGLWAGWVPNVQRAALVNLGDLMTYDTVKHFLLRNTSIPDNSICHGLASICSGLVAAIMGTPADVVKTRVMNQPRDSNGRGLLYKSSTDCLVQSVRREGFFSLYKGFLPTWFRMAPWSLTFWLTFEQMRRAMGISSF is encoded by the exons ATGCATCCTGTACAAGAAAATTCGCGGTGGCCCCGAGTATCAAAGTTCACTCTGTCAGCATGTGCAGCAACTGTTGCAGAATTAG TCACATTCCCTCTGGACCTTACCAAAACCAGGCTTCAGATACAGGGTGAAGGTGGTTCCCGACAGCATGGTGGAAGTGTACAGCCTCCAAAATACAGGGGCATGCTGAGCACAGCTATGGGTATAGTGCGAGAAGAGGGGCCCTTGAAATTGTGGCAAGGGGTCACACCAGCTATCTACAGACATATAG TGTATTCCGGCGGCAGGATGTTGGCCTATGAACAGCTCAGGGAATCAGTCTTGGGAAGATCTGAAGATGGCATTTTTCCAGTTTG GAAAGCAGTGATCGGCAGTATGATTTCAGGTGCCTTGGGCCAGTTCATCGCTAGTCCAACAGATCTAGTGAAAGTTCAAATGCAAATGGAGGGCAGGCGCCGACTAGAAGGGAAACCACCAAG agtacATGGAGTTTACCATGCTTTTACAAAGATCATAGCAGAGGGAGGAATACGAGGCCTTTGGGCAGGATGGGTTCCCAACGTTCAGAGAGCTGCCCTAGTCAATTTAGGAG ATCTCATGACATATGATACAGTAAAGCATTTTCTACTAAGAAACACATCCATACCGGACAACAGCATTTGTCATGGATTGGCAAG CATTTGCTCAGGATTGGTTGCAGCTATTATGGGAACACCAGCTGATGTTGTGAAAACTAGAGTAATGAACCAGCCACGGGATTCAAATGGACG GGGTCTTCTCTACAAGTCTTCTACTGACTGTCTTGTTCAGTCGGTGAGAAGAGAAGGATTTTTTTCCCTCTATAAAGGATTTCTACCAACTTGGTTTAGAATG GCTCCCTGGTCTTTGACTTTCTGGCTTACATTTGAGCAAATGAGACGAGCAATGGGCATTAGCTCGTTTTAA
- the heca gene encoding headcase protein homolog isoform X3, which yields MPNQKSNKGKRNKRTNSSGDEQENGASASAVTGGTASVLTGATAGPPSDNRSGKNVTSVNVLSDEATCATPLVCSLGRPVDLEKDDYQRVVCNSELCPYGNWMHLQCFYEWESSILVQFNCIGRARSWNEKQCRQNMWTKKGYDLAFRFCSCRCGQGHLKKDTDWYQVKRMQDERKKKLPEKGSGKPSSGASSVGGACGGGGPEAADEPKKGKSSASHKLAHRGSSQELSRRQSADWQNSQERCHAGPPNAVGGVSHGLRSPCESPTQSPPSGFASFPPQSLGGPRSSRHLGEFLKNAVHTEGHRKHLLSGGGVARGAHFEQGAANMCLPRLSPGDNPVQFLRRLDLSELLTHIPRHKLNTYHVRMEDDAQAGQGEDLRKFILSALSASHRNVVNCALCHHTLPIFEQFPLVDGTLFLSPSRHDEIEYDVPCHLQGRLMHLYAICVDCLEGVHKIVCIKCKSRWDGSWHQLGTMYTYDILAASPCCQARLNCKHCGKPVIDVRVGMQYFSEYSNVQQCPHCGNLDYHFVKPFSSFKVLEAY from the exons ATGCCCAACCAAAAAAGCAACAAGGGGAAGAGAAATAAACGCACGAATAGTAGCGGGGACGAGCAAGAAAATGGAGCCTCTGCGTCTGCGGTTACAGGAGGAACTGCCTCGGTGTTGACTGGAGCGACAGCGGGTCCGCCGAGCGACAACAGAAGCGGTAAGAACGTCACTTCAGTGAATGTTCTATCAGACG AGGCCACATGTGCCACCCCATTAGTGTGCAGTCTGGGCCGTCCCGTTGACCTTGAGAAGGACGACTACCAGCGTGTGGTGTGCAACAGTGAACTCTGCCCCTACGGCAATTGGATGCACCTGCAATGCTTCTATGAGTGGGAGAGCAGCATCCTGGTGCAGTTCAACTGCATCGGCCGGGCCCGCAGCTGGAACGAGAAGCAGTGCCGACAGAACATGTGGACCAAAAAGGGCTACGATTTAGCCTTCCGCTTCTGCTCCTGTCGCTGCGGCCAGGGACACCTGAAAAAAGACACTGACTGGTACCAGGTGAAACGCATGCAGGACGAGCGCAAGAAAAAGCTGCCAGAGAAAGGGAGCGGGAAGCCCAGCAGTGGTGCCTCCTCTGTAGGTGGTGCTTGCGGCGGAGGGGGGCCGGAAGCTGCCGATGAGCCTAAGAAAGGGAAATCATCTGCGAGCCACAAGTTAGCTCACCGTGGCTCCAGTCAGGAACTGTCTCGCAGACAATCGGCAGATTGGCAGAACTCCCAGGAGAGATGTCACGCCGGTCCTCCCAATGCCGTCGGTGGGGTTTCCCACGGCCTCCGCTCCCCATGCGAATCCCCCACTCAGTCCCCCCCGTCAGGCTTCGCCTCCTTTCCCCCCCAGTCCCTCGGTGGCCCGCGTAGCTCGAGGCACCTGGGTGAGTTTCTAAAGAACGCGGTTCATACAGAAGGCCACAGGAAGCATTTGCTGTCCGGAGGTGGGGTGGCACGTGGGGCTCACTTTGAGCAGGGAGCCGCCAACATGTGCCTCCCTCGGCTTTCTCCTGGAGACAACCCTGTGCAGTTCCTGAGGAGGCTGGATCTTTCAGAGCTGCTCACACACATTCCCAGACACAAGCTCAACACTTATCATGTGCGAATGGAGGACGATGCCCAAGCTGGGCAGGGAGAGGATCTCAGGAAGTTTATACTCTCTGCGCTCAGTGCGAGTCACCGCAATGTGGTGAACTGTGCCCTTTGCCATCACACCCTGCCCATCTTTGAGCAGTTCCCTTTAGTGGATGGAACGCTGTTCCTGAGCCCTTCACGCCATGATGAGATCGAGTATGATGTACCTTGCCATTTACAAG GGAGGCTGATGCACCTTTATGCCATCTGTGTGGACTGCCTGGAAGGAGTACACAAAATCGTGTGTATAAAGTGCAAGTCTAGGTGGGATGGAAGCTGGCACCAGCTGGGCACAATGTACACATACGACATACTGGCTGCATCGCCGTGCTGCCAG GCACGGCTCAACTGCAAGCATTGTGGGAAACCCGTTATAGACGTACGTGTGGGCATGCAGTATTTCTCCGAGTACAGCAATGTACAGCAGTGTCCTCACTGTGGCAATCTGGACTATCACTTCGTAAAGCCATTCTCCTCGTTCAAAGTTCTCGAAGCTTATTGA
- the ptrhd1 gene encoding putative peptidyl-tRNA hydrolase PTRHD1, whose product MATPSSGTSRRLVQYVIVRSDLIHTLSWPLGAVITQACHAATAAIHLHYSDPDTQEYLAELDSMHKVVLQAPDEASLSTLSSTLREKDIAHKLWMEQPENIPTCLALKPYPKETVQPFLKKFKLFK is encoded by the exons ATGGCAACGCCGAGTAGTGGCACATCCAGGCGTTTAGTTCAGTATGTCATCGTTCGATCAGACCTGATACACACTTTATCATGGCCTTTAGGAGCGGTTATAACGCAAGCATGTCACGCGGCCACTGCagccattcatttacactacAGTGACCCTGATACACAGGAATATTTGGCAGAACTGGACAGCATGCACAAAGTGGTACTGCAG GCACCAGATGAGGCTTCTCTCTCCACTCTTTCCAGTACTCTACGTGAAAAAGACATAGCTCATAAACTATGGATGGAGCAGCCAGAGAATATTCCCACATGCTTGGCTTTGAAGCCCTACCCTAAGGAGACTGTGCAGCCCTTTCTAAAAAAGTTCAAacttttcaaatga
- the abracl gene encoding costars family protein ABRACL, which produces MNVEHEVTLLVDEIRRLGSKNADGKTTVKFGVLFNDDQCANLFEALVGTLKAAKRKKIITFEGELLLQGVHDNVDVILLQD; this is translated from the exons ATGAATGTGGAACATGAAGTTACGCTGCTCGTTGATGAGATTCGTCGATTGGGCAGTAAAA ACGCAGATGGAAAGACCACTGTCAAATTTGGAGTCTTGTTTAATGATGACCAGTGTGCCAACCTCTTTGAAGCTCTGGTCGGAACGCTGAAAGCGGCCAAGCGAAAGAAGATCATCACGTTCGAAGGGGAGCTACTACTGCAAGGAGTGCACGACAACGTTGATGTTATATTACTGCAGGACTGA
- the heca gene encoding headcase protein homolog isoform X2 encodes MPNQKSNKGKRNKRTNSSGDEQENGASASAVTGGTASVLTGATAGPPSDNRSEATCATPLVCSLGRPVDLEKDDYQRVVCNSELCPYGNWMHLQCFYEWESSILVQFNCIGRARSWNEKQCRQNMWTKKGYDLAFRFCSCRCGQGHLKKDTDWYQVKRMQDERKKKLPEKGSGKPSSGASSVGGACGGGGPEAADEPKKGKSSASHKLAHRGSSQELSRRQSADWQNSQERCHAGPPNAVGGVSHGLRSPCESPTQSPPSGFASFPPQSLGGPRSSRHLGEFLKNAVHTEGHRKHLLSGGGVARGAHFEQGAANMCLPRLSPGDNPVQFLRRLDLSELLTHIPRHKLNTYHVRMEDDAQAGQGEDLRKFILSALSASHRNVVNCALCHHTLPIFEQFPLVDGTLFLSPSRHDEIEYDVPCHLQGRLMHLYAICVDCLEGVHKIVCIKCKSRWDGSWHQLGTMYTYDILAASPCCQVMNLLVLINYITYHFIFYIYISKMSLLSFCLGTAQLQALWETRYRRTCGHAVFLRVQQCTAVSSLWQSGLSLRKAILLVQSSRSLLTKVAFAC; translated from the exons ATGCCCAACCAAAAAAGCAACAAGGGGAAGAGAAATAAACGCACGAATAGTAGCGGGGACGAGCAAGAAAATGGAGCCTCTGCGTCTGCGGTTACAGGAGGAACTGCCTCGGTGTTGACTGGAGCGACAGCGGGTCCGCCGAGCGACAACAGAAGCG AGGCCACATGTGCCACCCCATTAGTGTGCAGTCTGGGCCGTCCCGTTGACCTTGAGAAGGACGACTACCAGCGTGTGGTGTGCAACAGTGAACTCTGCCCCTACGGCAATTGGATGCACCTGCAATGCTTCTATGAGTGGGAGAGCAGCATCCTGGTGCAGTTCAACTGCATCGGCCGGGCCCGCAGCTGGAACGAGAAGCAGTGCCGACAGAACATGTGGACCAAAAAGGGCTACGATTTAGCCTTCCGCTTCTGCTCCTGTCGCTGCGGCCAGGGACACCTGAAAAAAGACACTGACTGGTACCAGGTGAAACGCATGCAGGACGAGCGCAAGAAAAAGCTGCCAGAGAAAGGGAGCGGGAAGCCCAGCAGTGGTGCCTCCTCTGTAGGTGGTGCTTGCGGCGGAGGGGGGCCGGAAGCTGCCGATGAGCCTAAGAAAGGGAAATCATCTGCGAGCCACAAGTTAGCTCACCGTGGCTCCAGTCAGGAACTGTCTCGCAGACAATCGGCAGATTGGCAGAACTCCCAGGAGAGATGTCACGCCGGTCCTCCCAATGCCGTCGGTGGGGTTTCCCACGGCCTCCGCTCCCCATGCGAATCCCCCACTCAGTCCCCCCCGTCAGGCTTCGCCTCCTTTCCCCCCCAGTCCCTCGGTGGCCCGCGTAGCTCGAGGCACCTGGGTGAGTTTCTAAAGAACGCGGTTCATACAGAAGGCCACAGGAAGCATTTGCTGTCCGGAGGTGGGGTGGCACGTGGGGCTCACTTTGAGCAGGGAGCCGCCAACATGTGCCTCCCTCGGCTTTCTCCTGGAGACAACCCTGTGCAGTTCCTGAGGAGGCTGGATCTTTCAGAGCTGCTCACACACATTCCCAGACACAAGCTCAACACTTATCATGTGCGAATGGAGGACGATGCCCAAGCTGGGCAGGGAGAGGATCTCAGGAAGTTTATACTCTCTGCGCTCAGTGCGAGTCACCGCAATGTGGTGAACTGTGCCCTTTGCCATCACACCCTGCCCATCTTTGAGCAGTTCCCTTTAGTGGATGGAACGCTGTTCCTGAGCCCTTCACGCCATGATGAGATCGAGTATGATGTACCTTGCCATTTACAAG GGAGGCTGATGCACCTTTATGCCATCTGTGTGGACTGCCTGGAAGGAGTACACAAAATCGTGTGTATAAAGTGCAAGTCTAGGTGGGATGGAAGCTGGCACCAGCTGGGCACAATGTACACATACGACATACTGGCTGCATCGCCGTGCTGCCAGGTAATGAATCTGTTAGTGCTCATAAACTATATAAcatatcattttatattttatatatatattagtaaaatGTCACTACTCTCTTTCTGCCTAGGCACGGCTCAACTGCAAGCATTGTGGGAAACCCGTTATAGACGTACGTGTGGGCATGCAGTATTTCTCCGAGTACAGCAATGTACAGCAGTGTCCTCACTGTGGCAATCTGGACTATCACTTCGTAAAGCCATTCTCCTCGTTCAAAGTTCTCGAAGCTTATTGACAAAAGTTGCATTTGCATGCTAG
- the slc25a27 gene encoding mitochondrial uncoupling protein 4 isoform X1 yields MSLGYQTSTSCTIFKSFCTGTRRTPAMHPVQENSRWPRVSKFTLSACAATVAELVTFPLDLTKTRLQIQGEGGSRQHGGSVQPPKYRGMLSTAMGIVREEGPLKLWQGVTPAIYRHIVYSGGRMLAYEQLRESVLGRSEDGIFPVWKAVIGSMISGALGQFIASPTDLVKVQMQMEGRRRLEGKPPRVHGVYHAFTKIIAEGGIRGLWAGWVPNVQRAALVNLGDLMTYDTVKHFLLRNTSIPDNSICHGLASICSGLVAAIMGTPADVVKTRVMNQPRDSNGRGLLYKSSTDCLVQSVRREGFFSLYKGFLPTWFRMAPWSLTFWLTFEQMRRAMGISSF; encoded by the exons ATGTCGCTTGGATACCAAACCTCAACAAGCTGTAccatttttaagagtttctgcAC tgggaCTCGGAGGACACCTGCAATGCATCCTGTACAAGAAAATTCGCGGTGGCCCCGAGTATCAAAGTTCACTCTGTCAGCATGTGCAGCAACTGTTGCAGAATTAG TCACATTCCCTCTGGACCTTACCAAAACCAGGCTTCAGATACAGGGTGAAGGTGGTTCCCGACAGCATGGTGGAAGTGTACAGCCTCCAAAATACAGGGGCATGCTGAGCACAGCTATGGGTATAGTGCGAGAAGAGGGGCCCTTGAAATTGTGGCAAGGGGTCACACCAGCTATCTACAGACATATAG TGTATTCCGGCGGCAGGATGTTGGCCTATGAACAGCTCAGGGAATCAGTCTTGGGAAGATCTGAAGATGGCATTTTTCCAGTTTG GAAAGCAGTGATCGGCAGTATGATTTCAGGTGCCTTGGGCCAGTTCATCGCTAGTCCAACAGATCTAGTGAAAGTTCAAATGCAAATGGAGGGCAGGCGCCGACTAGAAGGGAAACCACCAAG agtacATGGAGTTTACCATGCTTTTACAAAGATCATAGCAGAGGGAGGAATACGAGGCCTTTGGGCAGGATGGGTTCCCAACGTTCAGAGAGCTGCCCTAGTCAATTTAGGAG ATCTCATGACATATGATACAGTAAAGCATTTTCTACTAAGAAACACATCCATACCGGACAACAGCATTTGTCATGGATTGGCAAG CATTTGCTCAGGATTGGTTGCAGCTATTATGGGAACACCAGCTGATGTTGTGAAAACTAGAGTAATGAACCAGCCACGGGATTCAAATGGACG GGGTCTTCTCTACAAGTCTTCTACTGACTGTCTTGTTCAGTCGGTGAGAAGAGAAGGATTTTTTTCCCTCTATAAAGGATTTCTACCAACTTGGTTTAGAATG GCTCCCTGGTCTTTGACTTTCTGGCTTACATTTGAGCAAATGAGACGAGCAATGGGCATTAGCTCGTTTTAA